In Dromiciops gliroides isolate mDroGli1 chromosome X, mDroGli1.pri, whole genome shotgun sequence, the genomic window ctaaaaaatcttataaaaacaaatgttgaaaactatctctacatgtaactggaaaataacaaaatacttttataatttaaaaaaaagatttaaaaaaaataagaatgactCTAAATCCCAACTTGACTTCTGACATGGCTTCCAGCTCTGTTTCAGCCAGCCCCTCTTTCTCCCCgccctgccccgccccgccccgcccctccccgcGGGCCCACCTCCCTTTGTGGCGGTGCCTGGATACAGTGGAATGCTGGGGCTGAGTCTGCGTCAGTTGGTGGCTGGCAGTGTCGAGGTTAGGCTGCCAAGACGAGCCTCCTTCTGAAAGTTGTGTGTCCTCAGGGTGGGTGGAGCAGAGGCAAGTACTCACTAGTGGGGCAGGAAGGGCAGGCCTCGCGGGAGGGTGGGCCCACCGGGCCAAGCGGGGAAGGTGAAGCTAGAGGAGCGAGTGAAGCTGGTGTTGTGCTTGAGCCCCCTCTCGCGGGGGTGGTGCCTCTAGTGGCTGCGCATGCTGGGCCGCCAACGGGCCAGTTGGCTAGGGCTGCCAACTGCCGGAGGTGGTACCGGCGGATCACTTGGTCCTGAGCACTCCCTCTGGGTCCCGAGCACTGCCGAGATGCCCTGCACACAACCACGGAAGAGGAGTGCCAAGGCTGCCGTGCTTTTGGCTGTGCTGTGGCTCTGGTCCCTACCAACCATGGCCTACCCCCGGGTGCGGACCCTGAGTGACGATCAGGTGAGCAGCAGCAACCTGAGCAAGGAAGACAGCATCCTGAAACAGTATGCTGAAATCCTGCAGCAGGTGGCCATGCGAGTGCCCACCCAAGCTATCCCTAGCAAAAAGCAGGCTACTACTGTCAGCTCCAACTGGGAGAATGAAATTGAGCAAGCCATGGAGGGGATACAAGGGGAGAGCCCAGGGGAGATCCCGGAGGAAATCCCGGGGGTCCTAACCTTCCGGTCTTCGAAGTCTAACAAGACAAAGCCTGAGGTGCCCGAGATGAAGAAGCAAGTCTGGCCTAAGGAAAAACTGAAGCTCAAGAGCCCCATCCAACACCCCAGGGAACGGcaggaaaaaaagcaagagaggACAGGCAACACAGAGGACAGCAAGGGCTCAAACTGGGAGGATGGTTTAGAATCGGATGAATCCGATAGTGAAGACGCACCTCAGGATTCAGCAGTAGAGAAAGATGTGGCCTCAACTCTGGAGCTAGCTGCGAAACTAACTATGGACCATATCCAGGAACCCTTTAAGAAAGTGCCAAAGAAGCTGATTCTCACACCACCTGTGAAAGTAACTCTTAAACCAGTCCCCAAAACACCTGCCAAAGTCCATGGGAAGCCATCTCTGGACTTAGCTTTGAAAGTCATTGAAGAAGCTTGGGAACAAGTGAAACTAACTACCCCAGGGGAAAGGGTTATGCTAGGACACATGGCTCTTGTGGCTCCATCAGTCCTGGACTACCCAGGGCCACAGGTGCACGATCTAGGAACAGGGATCTCCCAGCCATCAGAGGAAGCCAAAGAGCAACCAAATAAGGAACAAGTAGTGGAAGATCGAATACTGAAAAAAATCTCAGACATAAATACTCAGATAAAACATGCACTGAAAAATACAAAACACCACATGGAATTCAAAGATGACGTTGAAGCTGCCAAAAAGTATCTACTCCAAAGCCTTTCCTTAGTAAACAGAGAAAACACATCTATCAATGGGCATAAACCCCAGaagttaagaaaagaaaaggataatgatgaaaaaattcgatcatttattaatttcctatatGATTTCAGGTCTCAGATAACTGCATTTTTAAACAtgaataatattccatttgatCTTCAAGGGAAAGCCACTACTGTATTCAGTATTATGGAAACAATGCTTTGCAGAAATcacacaaaaaaggcaaatatCATTAAGTTATTAGAGGATAATATAAGAATGTTAAACATGCTTATTGTTACAGTGAATCCATGATTAGCCTTCAATTGAACTGTCCAATTCTAAGAGAAGctagattttcttttccttaagtgCATAAGTAAACTTTCTGCTGTACATTACTCTCACATCTTTAATCTATAATATATATGAACAGTTGTCGGTTTCTTTACCTTGTAATATTTGTCTTTAGtaaagtttgccattttctttaaaCGACCAAGAAATGTGTTCTTTTGCCTGtttaaaacttattttcattTATGCTTGAATATACTTagtttagaatttattttctatatggGCACAAACTCATCCTAGTTCCGTACATGTAGTCAGGACAGGGCACAACTCCCACCAACCTTCTTCTGGACACTAAAATTAAGATATTCTAAGATCCCATTAGCTTTTTTTGAAGCTACAATAAGTAAATATGCCAAAGTCTTCCCTGGATATATGTTATACGGATAGTAGCTGTTTTCCGTGATTTTTAGATAGAAGAATTTCCCCATAGCAGCAAGCCAAATTCTTACTAAAATAAAAATGGTTGTagcatggtttagtggaaagagtgctgtatTTGGACCAGAAAACCTGggtctaactcagtttcctcatacgtaaagtaagaaggttgaactagatgatcactAAGAACCATCTGATTTTGTGACTTCACATAGCTTCATGGGGTCTTACC contains:
- the SPESP1 gene encoding sperm equatorial segment protein 1, which gives rise to MVIGSAAMDNKAVNGQPLFLPALPRPAPPLPAGPPPFVAVPGYSGMLGLSLRQLVAGSVEWLRMLGRQRASWLGLPTAGGGTGGSLGPEHSLWVPSTAEMPCTQPRKRSAKAAVLLAVLWLWSLPTMAYPRVRTLSDDQVSSSNLSKEDSILKQYAEILQQVAMRVPTQAIPSKKQATTVSSNWENEIEQAMEGIQGESPGEIPEEIPGVLTFRSSKSNKTKPEVPEMKKQVWPKEKLKLKSPIQHPRERQEKKQERTGNTEDSKGSNWEDGLESDESDSEDAPQDSAVEKDVASTLELAAKLTMDHIQEPFKKVPKKLILTPPVKVTLKPVPKTPAKVHGKPSLDLALKVIEEAWEQVKLTTPGERVMLGHMALVAPSVLDYPGPQVHDLGTGISQPSEEAKEQPNKEQVVEDRILKKISDINTQIKHALKNTKHHMEFKDDVEAAKKYLLQSLSLVNRENTSINGHKPQKLRKEKDNDEKIRSFINFLYDFRSQITAFLNMNNIPFDLQGKATTVFSIMETMLCRNHTKKANIIKLLEDNIRMLNMLIVTVNP